In Arthrobacter alpinus, a single window of DNA contains:
- the ileS gene encoding isoleucine--tRNA ligase translates to MTHFPKASAAAGLHAESKHVPSSVNFPKVEELVLKYWDEDGTFQASVDARDAGVDGSNEFVFYDGPPFANGLPHYGHLLTGYAKDLVARYQTQRGRRVERRFGWDTHGLPAELEAMKQLGMTDKAQIEAMGIDKFNDACRSSVMKYAGEWQEYVTRQARWVDFDNDYKTLNVEYMESVLWAFKQLHTKGLTYNGYRVLPYCWKDETPLSNHELRMDDDVYKDRQDQTVTVTFPILAGESALSQELAGVAAIAWTTTPWTLPTNQALAVGPKVSYAVVPVGPNGVSLGATAEKFLLAADLVGAHAKDLGYDDAAAATDAVTATYAGAELEGLKYEPLWDYFADDEKYGTAKSWQFLLADYVTTTDGTGIVHQAPAYGEEDQKVCEQYGIPVVLSVDEGANFLPLFEGGPLNDIAGVQVFDANKAITKVVREAGRLVRQASYVHSYPHCWRCRTPLIYRAISSWYVEVTAFKDRMVELNQDINWIPGNVKDGQFGKWLANARDWSISRNRYWGSPIPVWQSDDPEYPRTDVYGSIAEMHADFGRLPLNNEGEVDLHRPFIDELTRPNPDDPTGKSTMRRVEDVLDVWFDSGSMPYGQVHYPFENEEWFDTHNPADFIVEYIGQTRGWFYMLHILSTALFDRPAFGNVISHGIVLGSDGQKMSKSLRNYPDVSEVLDRDGSDAMRWFLMSSPILRGGNLVVTEQGIRDGVRQVILPLWNVYSFFTLYANTANGGNGYDAELRYDGYSDPMDQYLLANTGDLVREMQAKLDDYDVSGACDSLRSYLDMLTNWYVRRSRGRFFDENKDAFDALYTALETVCRVAGPLLPLVTEEIWRGLTGGRSVHLTDWPNADLFVANAALVDQMDRIQQICSTGSSLRKAAKLRVRLPLQELTVVAPNAAALDGANAIVADELNIRSIRFVDAAEASPEEFGISQKLVVNARAAGPRLGKNVQLAIKGSKSGDWSLTNGVVTAGGLDLEPSEYTLETVVADAHDGGSTAVAMLPGGGFVVLNTELTPELEAEGTARDMVRAIQQARKDTGLNVSDRVRTIISAPQDIIDALHANADLVKSETLTLKLELIPGDVDTTITVERSMS, encoded by the coding sequence ATGACCCACTTCCCGAAGGCCTCTGCCGCCGCCGGCCTGCACGCCGAATCAAAGCACGTTCCCTCCTCCGTGAATTTCCCGAAGGTGGAAGAACTCGTCCTGAAATACTGGGATGAAGACGGCACCTTCCAGGCCAGCGTTGACGCCCGCGATGCCGGGGTTGACGGGTCAAACGAGTTTGTCTTCTATGACGGCCCTCCCTTTGCCAATGGTTTGCCACACTACGGCCACCTCCTCACCGGCTACGCCAAGGACCTTGTGGCCCGCTACCAGACCCAGCGCGGTCGCCGCGTTGAGCGCCGCTTCGGCTGGGACACGCACGGCCTGCCCGCCGAGCTGGAAGCCATGAAGCAGCTGGGCATGACTGACAAGGCCCAGATCGAGGCCATGGGCATCGACAAGTTCAACGACGCCTGCCGCTCCTCCGTCATGAAGTACGCCGGCGAATGGCAGGAATACGTGACCCGCCAGGCCCGCTGGGTGGACTTCGACAACGACTACAAGACGCTCAACGTCGAGTACATGGAGTCCGTCCTCTGGGCGTTCAAGCAACTCCACACAAAGGGCCTGACCTACAACGGCTACCGCGTGCTGCCCTACTGCTGGAAGGATGAGACGCCCCTCTCCAACCACGAGCTGCGCATGGATGACGACGTCTACAAGGACCGCCAGGACCAGACAGTCACCGTCACCTTCCCGATCCTCGCCGGTGAATCGGCGCTTTCCCAGGAGCTTGCCGGCGTTGCCGCCATCGCCTGGACCACCACGCCCTGGACGCTGCCCACCAACCAGGCCCTCGCCGTAGGGCCCAAGGTCAGCTACGCCGTCGTTCCCGTTGGACCCAACGGGGTCTCGCTGGGCGCAACGGCAGAGAAGTTCCTGCTGGCCGCCGACCTGGTTGGAGCCCACGCCAAGGACCTCGGGTACGACGACGCTGCTGCCGCAACCGACGCCGTCACCGCCACCTACGCGGGCGCCGAGCTTGAGGGCCTGAAGTACGAACCCCTGTGGGACTACTTTGCCGACGACGAAAAGTACGGCACCGCCAAGTCCTGGCAGTTCCTGCTGGCCGACTACGTCACCACCACCGACGGTACGGGTATTGTTCACCAGGCCCCCGCCTACGGTGAAGAGGATCAAAAGGTCTGCGAGCAGTACGGCATTCCCGTGGTTCTTTCCGTCGATGAGGGCGCCAACTTCCTGCCGCTCTTTGAAGGCGGCCCGCTCAACGACATCGCTGGCGTGCAGGTCTTCGACGCGAACAAAGCCATCACGAAGGTGGTCCGCGAGGCCGGCCGCCTGGTCCGCCAGGCCAGCTACGTCCACAGCTACCCGCATTGCTGGCGCTGCCGCACGCCCCTGATCTACCGCGCCATCTCCTCCTGGTACGTGGAAGTGACCGCGTTCAAGGACCGCATGGTTGAGCTGAACCAGGACATCAACTGGATCCCCGGCAACGTCAAGGACGGCCAGTTCGGCAAGTGGCTGGCCAACGCCCGCGACTGGTCCATCTCTCGCAACCGCTACTGGGGTTCCCCCATCCCGGTATGGCAGTCCGATGACCCCGAATACCCGCGCACCGACGTGTACGGCTCCATCGCCGAGATGCACGCCGACTTTGGCCGCCTGCCGCTGAACAACGAGGGCGAAGTCGACCTGCACCGTCCCTTCATCGACGAACTCACACGCCCCAACCCGGACGACCCAACAGGCAAGTCCACCATGCGCCGCGTAGAGGACGTGCTGGATGTCTGGTTCGACTCCGGCTCCATGCCCTACGGCCAGGTCCACTACCCGTTCGAGAACGAGGAATGGTTCGACACCCACAACCCGGCAGACTTCATCGTCGAGTACATCGGGCAGACCCGCGGCTGGTTCTACATGCTGCACATCCTCTCCACGGCACTCTTTGACCGCCCGGCGTTCGGCAACGTCATCAGCCACGGCATCGTGTTGGGCTCCGACGGACAGAAGATGTCCAAGTCCCTGCGCAACTACCCGGACGTTTCCGAGGTCCTTGACCGCGACGGCTCAGACGCCATGCGCTGGTTCCTCATGTCCAGCCCCATCCTGCGCGGTGGCAACCTGGTCGTCACCGAACAGGGCATCCGTGACGGTGTCCGCCAGGTCATCCTGCCGCTGTGGAACGTGTACAGCTTCTTCACCCTGTACGCCAACACGGCCAACGGTGGCAACGGCTACGACGCCGAACTGCGCTACGACGGCTATTCCGATCCCATGGACCAGTATCTGCTGGCCAACACCGGCGACCTTGTCCGCGAAATGCAGGCCAAGCTGGACGACTATGACGTCTCGGGTGCCTGCGATTCGCTGCGCAGCTACCTGGACATGCTCACCAACTGGTACGTCCGTCGCAGCCGCGGCCGCTTCTTTGACGAAAACAAGGATGCATTCGACGCGCTCTACACTGCCCTGGAAACCGTGTGCCGCGTGGCCGGCCCGCTGCTGCCCTTGGTAACCGAAGAAATCTGGCGCGGCCTGACCGGCGGCCGTTCGGTGCACCTGACCGATTGGCCCAACGCCGACTTGTTCGTTGCCAACGCCGCCCTGGTTGACCAGATGGACCGGATCCAGCAGATCTGCTCCACCGGCTCCAGCTTGCGCAAGGCTGCCAAGCTCCGTGTGCGCCTGCCCCTGCAGGAATTGACTGTGGTGGCACCGAACGCGGCCGCATTGGACGGCGCCAACGCAATTGTTGCGGACGAGCTCAACATCCGCTCCATCCGCTTCGTCGACGCCGCCGAGGCCTCCCCGGAGGAATTCGGCATCTCCCAGAAGCTCGTGGTCAACGCCCGTGCCGCTGGCCCGCGTCTGGGCAAAAACGTTCAGCTCGCCATCAAGGGATCCAAGTCGGGGGACTGGTCGCTCACCAACGGCGTAGTCACCGCAGGCGGTCTTGACCTGGAACCCTCCGAGTACACGCTGGAGACAGTAGTTGCCGACGCGCACGACGGCGGTTCCACCGCGGTGGCCATGCTGCCGGGCGGCGGCTTCGTGGTGCTCAACACGGAACTTACCCCCGAGCTTGAGGCTGAAGGCACGGCACGCGACATGGTCCGCGCCATCCAGCAGGCGCGCAAGGACACCGGCCTTAACGTCAGCGACCGGGTTCGCACCATCATCAGCGCACCGCAGGACATCATCGATGCCCTGCACGCCAACGCCGACCTGGTCAAGAGCGAGACACTCACGCTCAAGCTTGAACTTATCCCGGGCGACGTTGACACCACCATCACAGTTGAACGGAGCATGTCCTAA